A window of the Tripterygium wilfordii isolate XIE 37 chromosome 12, ASM1340144v1, whole genome shotgun sequence genome harbors these coding sequences:
- the LOC120011107 gene encoding kunitz trypsin inhibitor 5-like: MKAALLFLFLSIFALKYSGAADSGLDPVLDINGDKLQTGVEYYILPVVRGRGGGLTLDSFGNEKCPLDVVQEKQEVSNGLPLTFSPVNVKQGVVRVSTDLNIKFSASTICVQSTVWKLDNTERESTGQVFITTGGVKGNPGRETLGNWFKIEKYGNDYKLYYCPEVCDICRVICRDVGIYTQNGRHRLALSDTPFKIMFKKA, translated from the coding sequence ATGAAGGCTGCATtactctttctctttctctctatctttGCTTTAAAATATTCTGGAGCAGCAGATTCTGGACTAGATCCTGTTCTTGACATCAATGGTGACAAGCTTCAAACTGGTGTTGAATATTACATCTTGCCAGTTGTCCGTGGGAGAGGCGGAGGTCTCACCCTGGACAGCTTTGGCAATGAGAAGTGCCCACTTGATGTTGTCCAGGAGAAGCAAGAGGTCTCAAATGGTCTCCCATTGACATTTTCACCTGTTAATGTCAAGCAAGGTGTCGTTCGCGTATCCACTGATCTGAACATCAAGTTCTCTGCTTCTACAATCTGTGTCCAATCCACAGTGTGGAAGCTCGACAACACTGAACGCGAATCAACGGGGCAAGTGTTTATCACAACTGGTGGTGTCAAAGGAAATCCTGGCCGGGAGACTCTTGGCAACTGGTTTAAGATTGAAAAGTATGGAAATGATTACAAGCTATACTACTGTCCTGAAGTGTGTGATATCTGCCGAGTTATTTGCAGAGATGTTGGCATTTATACTCAGAATGGGAGGCATCGTCTGGCTCTCAGCGACACACCGTTCAAAATTATGTTCAAGAAGGCTTGA
- the LOC120011421 gene encoding protein LOW PHOTOSYNTHETIC EFFICIENCY 1, chloroplastic — MQSVSIWPSEAVLCLVPKVDLESGSPSFSITKWRRKRWDLFHPVFNCSSNGVLLVSSISRSCRREVSCGSLKFDINCGFLSGYSQQKLFGSSVALVWAQDQQAIGQVFSGEDTNFVNGISLKSGDDDTDSVDLICVEGSNDASDEENSRGASESEDEFGQENNLRVDVRALARSLWFAKTADDVEEVLKDKRELPLQVHCSMISGFGRDRRMEPALALVEWLKRKKKEIDGTTGPNAFVYNSLLGALKQSQRFAEVEKVMNDMALEGIVPNIVTYNTLMIINVEKGEPAQALSIIEEIQKKGLIPSAATYSNALLAYRRMEDGYGALQFFVEFREKYIKGEIGKHPDEDWENEFVKLENFTMRICYQVMRQWLVKRENLSSDVLKLLTDMDNVGLQFARPEHERLVWACTREDHYVVAKELYRRIRERHSEISLSVCNHVIWLMGKAKKWWAALEIYEDLLDKGPKPNNLSYELIISQFNILLTAARERGIWRWGIRLLNKMEAKGLKPRSREWNAVLVACSKASETTAAVQIFTRMVEQGEKPTIISYGALLSALEKGRLYDEAVGVWKHMLKVGVKPNLYACTTMASVFTGQGNFRMVDTIIDEMVSSGIGPTVVTYNAIISGCARNCMGGAAYEWFHRMKVNNISPNEITYEMLIEALSKDGKPRLAYELYLRAQNEGLNLSSKAFDAIIQSSEEQSASIDVSALGPRPSDKKKKVKIRKTLTEFCNLADVPRRSKPFDRKEVYSPQIETNEKNS; from the coding sequence ATGCAATCTGTGAGCATCTGGCCATCCGAAGCTGTGTTGTGTTTGGTGCCCAAAGTGGACTTAGAATCTGGGTCTCCTAGTTTTTCAATCACAAAATGGAGGAGAAAGAGATGGGATCTTTTTCACCCTGTTTTCAACTGTAGTAGTAATGGTGTTCTATTGGTTTCTAGCATTTCAAGGTCTTGTAGGAGAGAGGTCTCTTGTGGGAGTCTAAAATTCGATATTAATTGCGGGTTTTTATCTGGATATTCCCAACAAAAGTTGTTTGGTTCTTCAGTTGCTTTGGTTTGGGCACAGGACCAGCAAGCAATTGGACAAGTGTTTTCTGGAGAAGATACAAATTTTGTGAATGGGATTTCACTAAAGAGTGGAGATGATGATACTGATAGTGTTGATTTAATCTGTGTGGAAGGTAGTAATGATGCTAGTGATGAAGAGAATAGTAGAGGAGCTTCTGAGAGTGAAGATGAATTTGGACAGGAAAACAATTTGAGGGTCGATGTTCGTGCATTGGCAAGGAGTTTATGGTTTGCTAAAACTGCTGATGATGTGGAAGAGGTCCTCAAGGATAAGAGAGAACTTCCTCTTCAAGTGCACTGTTCAATGATTAGTGGTTTTGGAAGAGACAGGAGAATGGAACCTGCACTGGCTCTTGTTGAGTGGcttaagagaaagaagaaagaaatagatGGTACTACAGGGCCCAATGCTTTTGTATATAATAGTTTATTGGGTGCTTTAAAACAATCCCAAAGATTTGCAGAAGTAGAGAAAGTTATGAATGACATGGCTTTGGAAGGAATTGTTCCTAATATTGTAACTTATAATACATTGATGATTATTAATGTAGAGAAGGGAGAACCAGCCCAGGCCCTTAGTATTATTGAGGAAATCCAGAAGAAAGGCCTCATACCCTCAGCGGCTACATATTCAAATGCATTGTTGGCTTATCGAAGAATGGAAGATGGGTATGGAGCTCTTcagttttttgttgaatttagaGAGAAGTATATAAAAGGTGAGATTGGAAAACATCCAGACGAAGATTGGGAAAATGAGTTTGTTAAACTTGAGAACTTCACGATGCGTATTTGCTACCAAGTGATGCGACAGTGGCTCGTGAAGCGAGAAAACCTAAGCTCTGACGTTCTGAAACTTCTGACCGATATGGATAACGTTGGGCTTCAATTTGCTCGGCCAGAACATGAGCGCCTTGTGTGGGCTTGTACCCGTGAAGACCATTATGTTGTCGCAAAAGAATTGTATCGGAGGATTAGAGAAAGGCACTCGGAAATCAGTTTATCTGTCTGCAACCATGTGATTTGGTTAATGGGAAAGGCTAAGAAGTGGTGGGCTGCCTTGGAGATATATGAGGATTtgttggacaaggggcccaaaCCGAATAACTTGTCATATGAATTGATTATCTCTCAATTTAACATTTTACTTACTGCCGCTAGGGAGAGAGGAATTTGGAGATGGGGCATTAGACTGCTGAACAAAATGGAAGCGAAAGGCCTTAAACCCAGAAGTAGGGAGTGGAATGCAGTTCTTGTTGCCTGTTCTAAAGCTTCTGAAACTACTGCTGCTGTGCAGATATTTACGAGAATGGTGGAACAAGGGGAAAAACCAACTATTATTTCCTATGGGGCATTGCTTAGTGCCCTTGAAAAGGGTAGACTCTATGATGAGGCTGTTGGGGTGTGGAAGCACATGCTTAAGGTGGGTGTTAAACCAAACTTGTATGCTTGCACAACTATGGCTTCAGTGTTCACCGGGCAAGGAAACTTTAGGATGGTAGATACTATTATTGATGAGATGGTCTCTTCTGGCATTGGACCAACTGTTGTCACATACAATGCAATTATCAGCGGCTGTGCTCGAAATTGCATGGGCGGTGCTGCATATGAATGGTTTCACCGCATGAAAGTTAATAACATCTCGCCAAATGAGATTACTTATGAGATGCTGATTGAGGCTCTTTCAAAGGATGGTAAACCAAGGCTTGCATACGAATTGTATTTGAGGGCTCAGAATGAGGGCCTTAACCTTTCCTCGAAGGCTTTTGATGCAATCATACAATCCTCTGAAGAACAATCCGCTTCTATTGATGTCAGTGCTCTAGGACCGAGGCCCTCggacaaaaagaagaaagttaAAATCCGAAAAACTTTGACCGAGTTCTGCAATCTAGCTGATGTTCCAAGGAGAAGTAAACCATTTGATAGAAAGGAAGTTTACTCCCCGCAGATAGAGACAAATGAGAAGAATTCTTGA